Proteins encoded within one genomic window of Cellulomonas xiejunii:
- a CDS encoding VgrG-related protein, whose translation MTATATRTSGTTASGGPGTGSATGARPVVQVEGVDLPGRLVAALRSAVVDTDVAGPDACRLVLDDPARDVLADTAIDLGARLTVTAGPPGGAATTTLFDGLVHAIGYDFDERGGWTTVSAYDRSYALYTGTHTASYQDVTDSDLATTVARQVGLDVGAVDATDVVHAHVAQVNETHVALLERRAREAGRVLLVTGTSLSFVRPPRAGDAPRPGDHESRGHRQLVPGANLERLSVRVTGAQQVAEVEVRGWDPVAKQELVATTPAVTHASQMRDTPESVACRFGSPRAVGVDVPVSQQAECDALARAWADHLGGACVHAEGVAAGDPLLVAGTPVSLGETGGRFDGKVTLTRARHVWEGDGYRTHFTASGSHDRSVLGLVRGGAPTLPQRAPGLVIGVVTNVDDTTGQGRVRLRYPWLDGDFESDWARVVHVGAGKDRGLQVVPEVDDEVLVGFEHGDRRSAFVLGGLYNGVDTPPREKPVASSGAVDLRVWRSRTGHEVVLDDTDGAGQVVVRTADDKVVVTLDVASKTLSVTSQGDVTVEAQGNVQVDAKGDLEVAAQGSASIKGTAGLTLESSGKVTVKGATIALN comes from the coding sequence ATGACGGCCACGGCGACGCGCACCAGCGGCACCACCGCCTCGGGGGGACCGGGCACCGGCAGCGCGACGGGCGCCCGCCCTGTCGTGCAGGTCGAGGGCGTCGACCTGCCGGGGCGCCTGGTGGCGGCGCTGCGTTCGGCCGTCGTCGACACCGACGTCGCCGGGCCCGACGCGTGCCGGCTCGTCCTGGACGACCCGGCGCGGGACGTCCTCGCCGACACCGCGATCGACCTGGGGGCGCGCCTGACGGTGACGGCCGGACCGCCCGGCGGCGCGGCGACGACGACGCTCTTCGACGGCCTGGTCCACGCGATCGGCTACGACTTCGACGAGCGCGGCGGCTGGACGACCGTCAGCGCGTACGACCGCTCGTACGCGCTGTACACGGGCACGCACACGGCGTCGTACCAGGACGTGACGGACTCGGACCTCGCGACCACCGTGGCGCGGCAGGTGGGTCTCGACGTGGGCGCGGTCGACGCGACGGACGTCGTGCACGCGCACGTGGCGCAGGTCAACGAGACCCATGTCGCGCTGCTGGAGCGCCGAGCGCGGGAAGCGGGCCGGGTGCTGCTGGTGACAGGCACGTCGCTGTCGTTCGTCCGGCCGCCGCGTGCGGGTGACGCGCCACGGCCGGGCGACCACGAGTCGCGCGGGCACCGCCAGCTCGTGCCCGGCGCCAACCTCGAGCGCCTGTCGGTGCGTGTCACGGGCGCGCAGCAGGTCGCGGAGGTCGAGGTGCGGGGCTGGGACCCGGTGGCGAAGCAGGAGCTCGTCGCGACGACGCCGGCGGTGACGCACGCCTCGCAGATGCGGGACACACCGGAGTCGGTCGCGTGCCGCTTCGGCAGCCCACGCGCCGTCGGGGTCGACGTCCCGGTCTCGCAGCAGGCGGAGTGCGACGCGCTGGCCCGGGCGTGGGCGGACCACCTGGGAGGGGCGTGCGTGCACGCGGAGGGCGTCGCGGCGGGCGACCCGCTGCTCGTCGCCGGGACGCCCGTGAGCCTGGGTGAGACGGGCGGCCGGTTCGACGGCAAGGTCACCCTGACGCGCGCGCGGCACGTGTGGGAGGGCGACGGGTACCGCACGCACTTCACGGCGTCGGGGTCGCACGACCGGTCGGTGCTCGGGCTGGTCCGCGGCGGGGCGCCGACGCTCCCGCAGCGAGCCCCGGGCCTGGTCATCGGGGTCGTCACCAACGTCGACGACACCACCGGGCAGGGCCGGGTGCGCCTGCGGTACCCGTGGCTGGACGGGGACTTCGAGTCGGACTGGGCACGCGTGGTCCACGTCGGGGCCGGCAAGGACCGCGGCCTGCAGGTCGTGCCCGAGGTCGACGACGAGGTGCTCGTGGGCTTCGAGCACGGCGACCGCCGGTCGGCGTTCGTCCTCGGGGGCCTCTACAACGGCGTCGACACGCCGCCTCGCGAGAAGCCGGTCGCGTCCTCGGGTGCGGTCGACCTGCGGGTGTGGCGCAGCCGGACGGGGCACGAGGTGGTGCTCGACGACACCGACGGGGCCGGTCAGGTCGTCGTCCGCACGGCCGACGACAAGGTCGTCGTCACGCTCGACGTCGCGAGCAAGACGCTGTCCGTCACGTCGCAGGGCGACGTGACGGTCGAGGCGCAGGGCAACGTGCAGGTCGACGCGAAGGGCGACCTCGAGGTCGCCGCACAGGGCTCCGCGAGCATCAAGGGCACGGCCGGGCTGACGCTCGAGAGCAGCGGCAAGGTCACGGTCAAGGGAGCGACGATCGCGCTCAACTGA
- a CDS encoding PAAR domain-containing protein gives MGAPAVVMGDKVMGMCAGHQIPSPTGAPMPGPPLPLQAPLLQGLATTVTIGGRPAAVQGSSGYNTPPHVGLHASDPRLVPTTQDARVVTGSSTVTFDGKPAAYSGCPVTGCLAPSAQVTGTGTTVLVAQ, from the coding sequence ATGGGGGCACCGGCGGTCGTCATGGGCGACAAGGTCATGGGCATGTGCGCGGGGCACCAGATCCCCTCGCCCACGGGCGCACCGATGCCGGGACCACCCCTGCCGCTGCAGGCGCCGCTGCTGCAGGGCCTCGCCACGACGGTGACGATCGGCGGCAGGCCCGCGGCCGTGCAGGGCAGCAGCGGGTACAACACGCCGCCGCACGTCGGCCTGCACGCGTCGGACCCGAGGCTCGTGCCGACGACGCAGGACGCGCGCGTGGTCACGGGCAGCTCGACCGTGACGTTCGACGGCAAGCCCGCGGCGTACAGCGGGTGCCCCGTCACGGGGTGCCTGGCGCCGTCCGCGCAGGTGACGGGGACGGGCACGACCGTGCTCGTCGCGCAGTGA
- a CDS encoding GPW/gp25 family protein — MTGHAFVGTGWHWPVETDATGAFALTGGTTLLEQAMYLILSTTPGERPMRPEFGARLAQFVFESGDATTAGRIATEVRTALARWEPRVEVREVVVTIDPDEAATLWIDVAYRVRSTNDRRNLVFPFYVIGRHEEADEPLPAPPPAGTPPVPALARRSS, encoded by the coding sequence ATGACGGGCCACGCGTTCGTCGGCACGGGCTGGCACTGGCCGGTCGAGACCGACGCCACGGGGGCGTTCGCGCTGACCGGCGGCACCACGCTGCTCGAGCAGGCGATGTACCTGATCCTGTCCACGACGCCCGGTGAGCGGCCCATGCGCCCGGAGTTCGGGGCGCGGCTCGCGCAGTTCGTCTTCGAGTCGGGCGACGCGACGACGGCCGGGCGGATCGCCACCGAGGTGCGCACCGCCCTCGCCCGCTGGGAGCCGCGCGTCGAGGTCCGCGAGGTCGTCGTGACGATCGACCCCGACGAGGCGGCCACGCTGTGGATCGACGTCGCGTACCGGGTCCGCTCCACCAACGACCGTCGCAACCTCGTCTTCCCGTTCTACGTGATCGGGCGCCACGAGGAGGCCGACGAGCCCCTGCCCGCTCCCCCGCCGGCCGGGACCCCACCCGTCCCCGCGCTCGCCCGGAGGTCGTCATGA
- a CDS encoding putative baseplate assembly protein encodes MTLPTPRLDDRTFQDLVDEAKRHVQRRCPAWTDHNVSDPGVTLIETFAWMTELLLYRVNRVPDRMHLTFLDLLGVQLFPPRAARAEVTFRLSSHHDEEVVVPAGTVVSTRRAADRPPVAFTTVAPLVVPPSSSQAVLTIAAAGRTVDRTPGLGVGDGFAAFGEPPVIGDALYVGLDAPAPSCVLLVQVVCRVGGHGIDPHRPPLVWEAWTPDGWQVCAVERDDTLGLNVPGAVELHVPDGHERSTVGDVDAAWLRCRVVRATHAYRSSPVVVSLTAATVGGDVEAVHAEPVVDEPLGTSDGTAGQVLTLSRPPVLDEPDRPVVLEVGRTAARADEAMTWEPWQVVDDVASAGPDDRVCMLDHTTGELRFGPQVRSADGSVRPYGAVPPLGAPLRVTYRTGGGAGGNVAARTLAVLRTSVPYVAAVWNRRAAAGGVDGETVAEARERGPLELRTRGRAVTAEDYVHLVRHAAPELARVHCVPVTDGPDAPGLRVLVVPAAATGDPFLDLKDLQLPDDARDRVLAAVDAARVVGFRVAVEPPSYVGVRVDARVRVRPGADPRTVEHAGVDALFRYFSPLTGGPDGDGWPLGRPVQPGEAHAVLARVPGVDYVEDVVLLRANPLDRSVSTPQDRIDLDATHVVLSVEHTVTATSAAS; translated from the coding sequence ATGACCCTGCCCACCCCGCGCCTGGACGACCGCACGTTCCAGGACCTCGTCGACGAGGCGAAACGGCACGTGCAGCGCCGGTGCCCCGCCTGGACGGACCACAACGTGTCCGACCCCGGCGTGACGCTCATCGAGACCTTCGCGTGGATGACCGAGCTGCTGCTCTACCGCGTCAACCGCGTGCCGGACCGCATGCACCTGACCTTCCTCGACCTGCTGGGCGTGCAGCTCTTCCCGCCGCGGGCGGCACGCGCCGAGGTCACGTTCCGGCTGTCGTCGCACCACGACGAGGAGGTCGTCGTACCGGCCGGGACCGTCGTGTCGACGCGTCGCGCGGCGGACCGTCCGCCTGTCGCCTTCACGACGGTGGCGCCGCTGGTCGTGCCGCCCTCGTCGTCGCAGGCCGTCCTGACGATCGCCGCCGCCGGACGCACGGTCGACCGCACCCCGGGACTGGGCGTCGGCGACGGGTTCGCCGCGTTCGGCGAGCCGCCCGTCATCGGCGACGCGCTCTACGTGGGTCTCGACGCCCCGGCGCCGTCGTGCGTGCTGCTCGTGCAGGTGGTGTGCCGCGTCGGTGGGCACGGCATCGACCCGCACCGCCCGCCCCTGGTGTGGGAGGCGTGGACGCCGGACGGCTGGCAGGTGTGCGCGGTCGAGCGTGACGACACGCTGGGCCTCAACGTGCCGGGCGCCGTCGAGCTGCACGTGCCGGACGGCCACGAGCGCTCGACGGTCGGTGACGTGGACGCCGCCTGGTTGCGGTGCCGTGTCGTGCGCGCGACCCACGCGTACCGCTCGTCCCCCGTCGTGGTGTCGCTGACGGCGGCCACCGTGGGCGGGGACGTCGAGGCGGTCCACGCCGAGCCGGTCGTCGACGAGCCGCTCGGCACGTCCGACGGCACCGCCGGCCAGGTCCTGACGCTCAGCCGCCCACCCGTCCTCGACGAGCCCGACCGGCCCGTGGTGCTCGAGGTCGGCCGGACCGCCGCCCGAGCGGACGAGGCCATGACGTGGGAGCCGTGGCAGGTCGTCGACGACGTGGCGTCCGCCGGGCCCGACGACCGGGTCTGCATGCTCGACCACACGACGGGCGAGCTGCGGTTCGGTCCGCAGGTGCGCTCGGCCGACGGGTCGGTGCGCCCGTACGGCGCCGTCCCGCCGCTGGGCGCACCCCTGCGTGTCACGTACCGGACGGGTGGCGGCGCGGGGGGCAACGTCGCGGCGCGCACGCTCGCGGTGCTGCGGACGTCGGTGCCGTACGTCGCGGCCGTGTGGAACCGGCGCGCGGCGGCGGGGGGCGTCGACGGCGAGACCGTCGCGGAGGCCCGCGAGCGCGGACCGCTGGAGCTACGCACGCGCGGCCGTGCCGTCACCGCCGAGGACTACGTCCACCTGGTGCGGCACGCCGCACCAGAGCTGGCACGCGTGCACTGCGTCCCCGTCACGGACGGCCCCGACGCACCCGGCCTGCGTGTGCTCGTCGTCCCGGCGGCGGCGACGGGTGACCCGTTCCTCGACCTCAAGGACCTGCAGCTGCCCGACGACGCGCGCGACCGGGTGCTGGCCGCCGTCGACGCGGCACGGGTCGTGGGGTTCCGGGTGGCCGTCGAGCCGCCGTCGTACGTGGGCGTCCGCGTCGACGCGCGCGTCCGGGTGCGCCCGGGCGCCGACCCGCGCACGGTCGAGCACGCGGGCGTCGACGCCCTGTTCCGGTACTTCAGCCCGCTGACCGGTGGACCGGACGGCGACGGCTGGCCGCTGGGACGGCCGGTGCAGCCGGGCGAGGCGCACGCGGTGCTCGCACGCGTCCCCGGTGTCGACTACGTCGAGGACGTCGTCCTGCTGCGCGCCAACCCGCTGGACCGCTCGGTGTCCACCCCGCAGGACCGCATCGACCTCGACGCGACCCACGTGGTCCTCAGCGTCGAGCACACGGTCACGGCCACGAGCGCAGCCTCATGA
- a CDS encoding phage tail protein: MSRQRGVDVRPAAVAVSLVDGLPEAFVASPGTVAFVRAFDDGFAPFATVLDHLPAYADPRYAPDDLVRWVASWLAPAVAARRPATLLRAHLPDLVTSAVARGTLRGVVAAVRACTGCDPEVTDSGGTAWSRRPLGPMPGSARLHLDVGVRLLPDEPDPDDVLDLVRAVVEDVRPVHVPTTVRLLA; encoded by the coding sequence GTGAGTCGGCAGCGGGGGGTCGACGTGCGGCCGGCGGCCGTGGCCGTGTCGCTGGTCGACGGGCTGCCCGAGGCGTTCGTCGCGTCACCGGGCACCGTCGCGTTCGTGCGGGCGTTCGACGACGGCTTCGCGCCGTTCGCCACCGTGCTGGACCACCTGCCCGCGTACGCCGACCCGCGGTACGCGCCCGACGACCTGGTCCGGTGGGTCGCGTCGTGGCTGGCTCCCGCTGTCGCGGCGCGGCGCCCGGCCACGCTGCTGCGTGCGCACCTGCCCGACCTGGTGACGTCGGCGGTGGCCCGCGGCACGCTGCGGGGTGTCGTCGCCGCCGTGCGCGCGTGCACGGGCTGCGACCCGGAGGTCACCGACAGCGGCGGCACCGCGTGGAGCCGCCGTCCCCTCGGCCCGATGCCCGGTTCGGCGCGTCTGCACCTCGACGTCGGTGTCCGTCTGCTGCCGGACGAGCCGGACCCCGACGACGTCCTCGACCTGGTCCGGGCCGTCGTCGAGGACGTGCGCCCCGTGCACGTCCCCACGACGGTCCGCCTGCTCGCATGA
- a CDS encoding BTAD domain-containing putative transcriptional regulator gives MGAADDLPASTGSTPVLRSRVARPEPTGLRRARLLTQLVGPSAAHLVAVVAGPGCGKTTLLAHVADACGLPVAWVTLDPALDDPEALVRHLHAACVALPWVERPGPWHTADDALAALGDGLAGPALLVLDDAHTVDRRRAAHVVDLLVRHQPAGLRMVLGSRGMPAGVPSRELAGTARVLDGEALRFRTWEVDELFRGHHAAPLRAAEVAELTQRTRGWAAGLELFHLATRDRPASSRSRLLERAGRGPAVADYLAGHVLDRLPASVREFLVRTSVLGRLSADRCDALLGTDSSARLLAAAHRHGLLAAVDDADGTLYECHDVVRGYLLDTLADRGGGAVARELHRRAAALALTAGEYDDALRSSCRAQDWDAARQVLTVGGDDLAGRPGPWLDLLPVAIRDSDPWVALAVARRHLVEGALAAALEAYTVAGDRAATGSRRALVARERRMVHAWVEPPVGASTDWVALVRRALGRPRQYVATDPGDDVGRALAVAVAGLVGADVRAATRRFAAVQARATAEPVVEAVALLGQAACLTLLHGRGARDARERAQTAAKLVGAPALERLADGLELASRPDTGADGLRHLRERCLGVGDAWGAALLGLLDALSSAPLAQDRPQTVATARHAADALDALDAPALGVWARAAAAVAQVRQGGEPPAVGLEEDAARCGPVPHALVLVALGAPADRWGRIARAAGVQAWVRLVARRTLPAAAGVPSTAVVSGPVAAAPAAVPAVDVRCLGDFRLEVGGSTVTTSSLRPQHAALLRALALSAPAPVHRDRLVEWFWPGRLPERGHHSLQVAVSDVRRALDVAHPGAGAVLRRVEQGYALGTDGRTVHDVRRLELASRAADVALAAGDEATALVALQRVVEAGAAELLPQDGTAEWVVGPRESVRADVVRACATLADLLMARGDTSGAVAAVRRGLVLDRFQDDLWRRLVSGLVTDGRPAAAAAARREYAAVLDELGVAPAPTARTLAVP, from the coding sequence ATGGGAGCGGCCGACGACCTGCCTGCGAGCACCGGGTCGACTCCGGTGCTGCGCTCGCGCGTCGCGCGCCCGGAGCCGACCGGTCTGCGGCGGGCACGCCTGCTGACCCAGCTCGTCGGGCCCTCGGCGGCACACCTCGTCGCCGTCGTCGCCGGCCCCGGGTGCGGCAAGACGACGCTGCTCGCGCACGTCGCCGACGCGTGCGGGCTGCCGGTCGCCTGGGTCACGCTCGACCCCGCGCTCGACGACCCGGAGGCGCTGGTCCGGCACCTGCACGCGGCGTGCGTCGCGCTGCCGTGGGTCGAGCGGCCCGGCCCGTGGCACACGGCCGACGACGCTCTGGCGGCCCTCGGCGACGGACTCGCCGGACCGGCGCTGCTCGTGCTCGACGACGCGCACACGGTCGACCGCCGCCGCGCCGCGCACGTCGTGGATCTGCTCGTCCGGCACCAGCCCGCAGGGCTGCGGATGGTGCTCGGCAGCCGCGGCATGCCCGCGGGTGTCCCCAGCCGCGAGCTCGCCGGCACCGCGCGCGTCCTCGACGGCGAGGCCCTGCGGTTCCGCACGTGGGAGGTGGACGAGCTGTTCCGAGGCCACCACGCGGCACCCCTGCGCGCGGCGGAGGTCGCCGAGCTCACGCAGCGCACGCGCGGTTGGGCCGCAGGGCTCGAGCTCTTCCACCTCGCCACGCGCGACCGTCCCGCCAGCAGCCGCAGCCGCCTGCTCGAGCGCGCAGGTCGCGGGCCGGCCGTCGCCGACTACCTCGCGGGGCACGTGCTGGACCGGCTTCCCGCGTCGGTGCGCGAGTTCCTGGTGCGCACGTCCGTGCTGGGCAGGCTCTCGGCCGACCGGTGCGACGCGCTGCTCGGCACCGACTCCAGCGCGCGGCTGCTCGCCGCGGCGCACCGCCACGGCCTGCTCGCGGCCGTCGACGACGCGGACGGCACGCTGTACGAGTGCCACGACGTCGTGCGCGGCTACCTCCTCGACACGCTCGCCGACCGGGGCGGCGGGGCGGTCGCGCGCGAGCTGCACCGGCGGGCGGCGGCCCTCGCGCTCACGGCGGGCGAGTACGACGACGCCCTGCGCTCGTCGTGCCGTGCGCAGGACTGGGACGCCGCCCGGCAGGTGCTGACCGTCGGCGGCGACGACCTCGCGGGCCGCCCTGGGCCCTGGCTCGACCTCCTGCCCGTCGCGATCCGCGACTCCGACCCGTGGGTCGCGCTCGCGGTCGCGCGTCGGCACCTCGTCGAGGGGGCGCTGGCGGCGGCGCTCGAGGCGTACACCGTCGCGGGGGACCGCGCGGCCACCGGGTCGCGCCGTGCGCTCGTGGCGCGCGAGCGACGCATGGTGCACGCGTGGGTGGAGCCGCCGGTGGGCGCGTCGACGGACTGGGTGGCCCTGGTGCGCCGTGCGCTCGGGCGGCCCCGTCAGTACGTCGCGACCGACCCCGGGGACGACGTGGGGCGCGCCCTGGCCGTCGCCGTCGCGGGACTCGTGGGGGCCGACGTGCGGGCGGCGACGCGACGGTTCGCCGCCGTGCAGGCACGCGCCACCGCCGAGCCGGTCGTCGAGGCGGTCGCGCTGCTCGGCCAGGCCGCGTGCCTCACGCTCCTGCACGGACGGGGTGCGCGCGACGCGCGTGAGCGGGCCCAGACCGCCGCCAAGCTCGTGGGGGCACCCGCGCTCGAGCGCCTGGCGGACGGCCTGGAGCTCGCGAGCCGCCCCGACACGGGTGCCGACGGCCTGCGCCACCTGCGCGAACGCTGCCTCGGGGTGGGGGACGCCTGGGGCGCGGCGCTCCTCGGGCTGCTCGACGCGCTGAGCTCCGCGCCGCTCGCGCAGGACCGCCCGCAGACCGTCGCCACGGCACGGCACGCAGCCGATGCGCTCGACGCGCTCGACGCACCGGCACTCGGGGTGTGGGCGCGTGCCGCGGCGGCGGTCGCGCAGGTGCGGCAGGGAGGTGAGCCGCCCGCCGTGGGCCTCGAGGAGGATGCGGCCCGGTGCGGCCCGGTGCCCCACGCGCTCGTGCTCGTCGCGCTCGGCGCACCGGCCGACAGGTGGGGACGGATCGCGCGCGCCGCGGGCGTCCAGGCGTGGGTGCGTCTGGTCGCCCGACGCACCCTCCCCGCCGCAGCGGGCGTTCCCAGCACCGCGGTCGTCTCCGGTCCCGTGGCCGCGGCGCCCGCCGCCGTTCCCGCGGTGGACGTGCGGTGCCTGGGGGACTTCCGTCTCGAGGTGGGCGGGTCCACCGTGACGACGTCGAGCCTGCGCCCGCAGCACGCCGCGCTCCTGCGGGCGCTCGCGCTGTCCGCGCCGGCACCGGTGCACCGCGACCGGCTCGTCGAGTGGTTCTGGCCGGGCCGCCTCCCCGAGCGGGGGCACCACTCCCTGCAGGTGGCCGTCAGCGACGTGCGACGCGCGCTCGACGTGGCGCACCCCGGCGCCGGGGCCGTGCTGCGGCGCGTGGAGCAGGGTTACGCGCTGGGCACCGACGGGCGGACGGTGCACGACGTGCGCCGGCTCGAGCTCGCGTCGCGCGCTGCGGACGTCGCGCTCGCCGCCGGGGACGAGGCGACGGCCCTGGTCGCCCTGCAGCGCGTCGTCGAGGCGGGCGCCGCCGAGCTGCTGCCGCAGGACGGGACGGCGGAGTGGGTCGTCGGGCCGCGTGAGAGCGTCCGGGCCGACGTGGTGCGGGCGTGCGCGACCCTCGCGGACCTGCTGATGGCACGCGGCGACACGTCGGGCGCGGTCGCGGCGGTCCGTCGTGGCCTGGTGCTCGACCGGTTCCAGGACGACCTGTGGCGCCGTCTGGTCAGCGGCCTGGTCACCGACGGGCGTCCGGCGGCCGCGGCGGCCGCCCGGCGCGAGTACGCCGCCGTGCTGGACGAGCTCGGCGTCGCGCCGGCGCCGACCGCCCGCACCCTCGCGGTGCCCTGA
- a CDS encoding prenyltransferase: protein MRELLAASRPFSWVNTAYPFAAGWLMVTDGRLDVRLVVGTLFFLVPYNLLMYGVNDVFDYASDLANPRKGGIEGGLVDPSRARAVHRRILVACAVTTVPFVVWLLALGSPLAGVVLLLVLFDVVAYSAPRLRFKERPVLDSFSSAVHFVGPLLYALVLAGADLGARTVWPVLVAFLLWGMASHAFGAVQDVRADRAGGLASIATVLGARPTVLAATAAYVAAAAVLLVLPWPGVLAAVLPLPYAVSTWRFRDVTDDDCERANAGWRTFLWLNLLTGFLVTMLLIAIALT, encoded by the coding sequence ATGCGCGAGCTGCTCGCGGCCTCCCGGCCGTTCTCCTGGGTCAACACGGCCTACCCGTTCGCCGCCGGGTGGCTCATGGTCACCGACGGTCGCCTCGACGTGCGCCTCGTCGTCGGGACGCTGTTCTTCCTCGTGCCGTACAACCTGCTGATGTACGGCGTCAACGACGTGTTCGACTACGCGTCCGACCTGGCCAACCCGCGCAAGGGCGGCATCGAGGGCGGGCTCGTCGACCCGTCCCGGGCGCGCGCCGTGCACCGCAGGATCCTCGTGGCGTGCGCCGTCACGACCGTGCCCTTCGTCGTGTGGCTGCTGGCGCTCGGGTCCCCGCTCGCGGGCGTCGTGCTGCTGCTGGTGCTCTTCGACGTGGTGGCCTACTCGGCACCGCGGCTGCGGTTCAAGGAGCGCCCGGTCCTCGACTCGTTCTCCTCGGCCGTGCACTTCGTCGGACCGCTCCTGTACGCGCTCGTGCTCGCGGGCGCCGACCTCGGCGCCCGCACCGTGTGGCCCGTGCTCGTCGCGTTCCTGCTGTGGGGCATGGCGTCGCACGCCTTCGGTGCCGTGCAGGACGTGCGCGCGGACCGTGCCGGCGGGCTCGCGTCGATCGCGACCGTGCTCGGCGCGCGGCCGACGGTCCTCGCGGCGACCGCCGCGTACGTCGCCGCCGCCGCGGTGCTGCTCGTGCTGCCGTGGCCCGGCGTGCTGGCGGCCGTGCTGCCGCTCCCGTACGCCGTGAGCACGTGGCGGTTCCGCGACGTGACCGACGACGACTGCGAACGCGCGAACGCCGGCTGGCGCACGTTCCTGTGGCTCAACCTGCTGACCGGGTTCCTCGTGACCATGCTGCTCATCGCCATCGCGCTGACCTGA
- a CDS encoding lycopene cyclase domain-containing protein, producing MTNLVLNVLVLVVLGAVSWPVLRRLRAWPLLGACLVLCVLTAVFDTIMIDVGLYVFDPAKILGVYLWGAPLEDFAYAIAAAVLVPVLWTVLGRSPRTSSRPDEPSAADPAAPPRAEG from the coding sequence GTGACCAACCTCGTGCTCAACGTGCTCGTGCTCGTCGTGCTGGGCGCCGTGTCCTGGCCCGTGCTGCGCCGCCTGCGGGCGTGGCCGCTGCTCGGGGCGTGCCTGGTCCTGTGCGTCCTCACCGCGGTCTTCGACACGATCATGATCGACGTCGGCCTGTACGTCTTCGACCCCGCCAAGATCCTGGGGGTCTACCTCTGGGGCGCCCCGCTCGAGGACTTCGCGTACGCGATCGCGGCCGCCGTCCTCGTCCCCGTGCTGTGGACCGTCCTCGGGCGCTCACCACGCACGTCGTCGCGCCCGGACGAGCCGTCTGCCGCCGACCCGGCCGCGCCCCCGCGGGCGGAGGGCTGA
- a CDS encoding lycopene cyclase domain-containing protein has product MTGLMYLGALLLSLGGLAVLDRRFRLAFWHDARRSAWTVGLGVLGFLLWDLAGLALGIFARGDSPHMTGLLLAPELPVEEAFFLALLTYTGLLAWRWFDVSSARRAAGRDALRDAARRTGGEAS; this is encoded by the coding sequence ATGACCGGGTTGATGTACCTCGGTGCGCTGCTGCTGTCGCTGGGTGGGCTCGCGGTGCTCGACCGGCGGTTCCGGCTCGCGTTCTGGCACGACGCGCGGCGCTCGGCGTGGACCGTCGGGCTGGGCGTCCTGGGCTTCCTGCTGTGGGACCTCGCCGGCCTCGCGCTCGGGATCTTCGCGCGTGGTGACTCGCCGCACATGACGGGCCTGCTCCTGGCGCCCGAGCTGCCCGTCGAGGAGGCGTTCTTCCTCGCGCTGCTGACCTACACGGGCCTGCTCGCGTGGCGCTGGTTCGACGTGTCGTCGGCGCGGCGTGCGGCGGGCCGGGACGCGCTACGGGACGCCGCGCGGCGCACGGGAGGGGAGGCGTCGTGA